The following are from one region of the Prevotella communis genome:
- a CDS encoding type II toxin-antitoxin system HicA family toxin: MGTKEKLRERFLAMPSDFTFDEMQRLLEGYGYERSNKGRTSGSRLIFKNGDKRPIMLHKPHPGNIMKEYAMKQVLNDLREAGLIKK, encoded by the coding sequence ATGGGAACTAAAGAAAAATTGCGCGAAAGGTTTCTTGCAATGCCCTCAGATTTTACGTTCGATGAGATGCAACGTCTATTAGAGGGCTATGGTTACGAGCGTAGCAATAAGGGGAGAACGTCCGGCTCTAGGCTGATATTCAAGAATGGCGACAAGCGCCCCATCATGTTACACAAACCACATCCTGGCAATATCATGAAAGAATATGCCATGAAACAGGTTCTGAATGATTTACGTGAAGCAGGTTTAATAAAAAAATAA
- a CDS encoding type II toxin-antitoxin system HicB family antitoxin produces the protein MNTMTYKGYIGSVNYSDKDQVFFGKIEGINGLVNFEGESVKELTTAFHEAVDDYLTYCEDEGIEPDKSYTGVLNVRLSPSIHRQIAMLALKAGISINAYIKDALEKKVEASVI, from the coding sequence ATGAATACAATGACGTACAAGGGGTATATCGGTTCGGTGAACTACAGCGATAAGGACCAAGTATTCTTTGGTAAGATTGAAGGAATTAACGGACTGGTAAACTTCGAAGGTGAAAGCGTTAAGGAGTTGACCACTGCCTTTCACGAGGCAGTAGACGATTATTTGACCTATTGCGAAGACGAGGGCATTGAGCCAGACAAAAGTTATACAGGTGTATTGAATGTGCGACTATCTCCCAGCATTCATCGTCAGATAGCCATGCTTGCGTTAAAAGCTGGTATATCCATCAATGCATACATCAAGGACGCATTGGAGAAAAAGGTTGAAGCATCTGTGATATAG